The Reinekea forsetii genome contains the following window.
TCAACAACGGCGCCTATAGCCTGACCGAGCATGTGGTTAACGAACGGGTTGTGATGGAACGCAATAGCAACTATTGGAATGATGCCGAGACCATTATTGAAAAAGTGGTTACGCTGGTCATACCAGATGACAACCAGGGTCTGATCCGTTGGAAAGCCGGTGAACTGGACCGTGGTCCGGTGCCCTCTGGTCAGTACCTAGCCTTGAAAGCAGAATTCGGTGCTGACGTCGCGGTATCTGTACCCAGCCTTTGTACCTACTATTATGCTTACAACCTGAGCGCCAGCGGTTCAGAAGCCCTGAAAGACAAGCGTGTTCGCCAGGCGCTGTCCTATGCCGTCGATCGCTCGATCATCACCGAAAGCATCCTGCAAGCCGGTCAGATCGAAGCCTATACCTTTACACCGGGTGCCACGGCGGGCTTTGAGGTGCCGGATGTCGAGTTTGGTAAACTGACTCAAGCAGAACGGGATGCCAAGGCTATTGAATTGTTAGCGGCGGCCGGTTACGACGAGAACAATCCATTGTCGGTCGAGATACTCTACAACACCTCTGAAGGCCATAAGTCGATCGCAACTGCCATTACCCAGATGTGGAAGTCCAAGCTGGGTGTTAACGCCGAAATGAACAACATGGAGTGGACCACCTTCTTGGAAGAACGCGGCAATCAGAACTTTGATATCTCGCGTGGCGGCTGGTGTGGCGATTACAATGAAGCCTCCACCTTCCTCGATCTGGTGCGCAGCGAATCGGGCTACAACGATGGCAAATGGGTCAACGCCGAAGTCGATCAACTGATGACTCAAGCCAAGACCATGGCCGATCCGAGTGCGAACTATACGCGCATCGAACAGATCGTCGCCGACGAGATGCCACTGATCCCGCTCTACCATTACACCAGCGTCTTTATGCTCGATTCCGAAGTAAAAGGCTGGCCTTACAACAACGTGCAAACCAACTGGTATGCGAAAAACCTGTATAAAGTTGCAGAGTAACGTCGCGTTGCCAAGCTAATAGATTAACACCGCCGCTGGCGGTGTTTTCTGTTACAGGGCTGAAAAACGCTGGCGAGCTTGTCGTCAACCAGATACCTCATCCCATCGGCACCCGCAGTGGCGTATTTATAAATAATAGTGAAAAACTGAATTTTATTTATCTAATGGCGCTCGCCCAGAGGTATGTCTGAGGCGAAGATGCGCGTTTTTTGACACCGGTTAGACTAGGATAGATCTTATGTTCAGTTTCATTTTCAAGCGTTTGCTTACCGCGATCCCGACGCTGCTGATTCTTATAGTAGTATCCTTCGTACTGATGCACAGTGCCCCCGGCGGTCCCTTTAGCCGAGAGAAGAAACTGCCTGCTCAGGTTCAAGCCAATATCGAAGCGAAGTACGGTCTCGATAAACCATATAGCGTACAAATTTTGAACTATGTCAGCGGCATTGTTTTCCATTTCGACTTTGGCCCGTCCTTTAAATATAAGGATCGCAGCGTCAATGATCTGGTCCGGGCTGGCTTTCCCGTGACCCTGACCTATGGCTCAATATCCGCCCTAGTGGCGGTTTTATTTGGCGTGACCATGGGCGTTATCGCGGCTCTGAATCACAACACGTGGAAAGACTATGCCGCGCTCAGTTTTACCTTTTCGGCCCAGGTGTTGCCTAACTTTGTGATGGCCCCGCTGCTGGTGCTGTTCTTCACTCTCTATTTGGGCTGGCTCCCCGGGGGTGGCTGGAACGGTGGCAAGCCGGAATACATCATCCTACCGGTAATCGCCTTATCAACCAGCTATATGGCAACCATTGCCCGTATTACTCGCTCCTCCATGTTGGAGGTGCTCAATTCTAACTTTATCCGCACGGCTAAGGCTAAGGGCTTGCCCTACAGTCGCATCGTGTTCAAGCATGCGCTCAAACCGGCCTTGCTGCCCGTCTTGTCTTACTTAGGACCGGCGATGGTCGGCCTGATCACCGGCTCGGTGGTCATCGACCAGTTTTTTACCACCGGCGGTATCGGGGTATTGTTTGTTAATGGCGCCTTGAGCCGAGATTACTCGACCATTATGGGCATCACCATTTTAGTCGGCGCACTCACCATCTTGTTAAATTTAGTGGTCGACGTGCTATACGCCTGGATCGATCCAAAAATTCGTTATTAAGACAGTAAGGACCGGCAATGATTGTCAATCAGAAGAAAATGTCCGACCTGGCTGAACACCTGTTACAGGCCGAGGAAGTCCAAGGTCGCTCCCTGTGGGCCGATGCCTACAGTCGATTTCGCCGCAATAAGGCTGCGCTAACCGGCGTGATCACGCTGGTCCTGGTCGTGTTGTTCGCCCTGATCGGGCCGCTCTTTGCCCAATACAGCAACGAAGAAATCGACTGGGCGGTGATCGGCCAGGTCAAGCAACTGGGTGCGCCCTCCTTTACCTCAGGGCATTATTTTGGCACCGATGATCTGGGTCGCGATCTCTTCGCGCGCGTCATTCAAGGCACCACGGTCTCGCTGATGGTTGGCTTTATCGGCTCCTTTGTCGCGGTGATTGTCGGCACGCTCTATGGCGCGGTGGCAGGCTATACCGGGGGTCGGGTCGATAACTTTATGATGCGACTGGTCGATATCCTGATGTCGATTCCCTATATGTTCGTGTTGATTATTATGTTGGTTATCTTTGGTCGCTCGATTGAAATGCTCTTTCTCGGCATCGGTCTGGTGTCTTGGTTCGATATGTCACGTATCGTCCGAGGTCAAACCCTGAGTATTAAAAACAAAGAATATATCGAGGCGGCTATTGCCGCTGGGGTGTCCAACTTCACCATCATCTTGCGCCACATAGTGCCCAACCTGATCGGCATCGTCGTGGTGTATGCCTCTCTTTTAGTGCCAGGTTTTATTATGGCCGAATCCTTTATTTCCTTTCTCGGCCTGGGCATTCAAGAACCGGCGACGTCCTGGGGCGCGCTGATTAACCAGGGGTCGCGCACAATGCAATACGGCACCCTGTGGCAACTGTTGTTTCCGCTGTTTTTCTTTGTCATCACACTGTTTAGCATGTTCTTCATCGGCGATGGTTTACGCGATGCCCTCGATCCAAAAGATCGCTAATTAGGAGCGCACAATGAGTTTATTAGAAGTTAAGGACCTCGGCGTTCAGTTCCAAACCGGTGATGGCGTTGTCAGTGCGGTAAACGGCGTGAACTTCACCATAGCGGCCGGCAAAACCTTGGCCATAGTGGGTGAGTCCGGTTCGGGCAAAAGCCAAACGGCCTTTGCTATCATGGGCCTATTGGCGCAAAACGGCTGGACCACCGGCAGCGTGAAGTTTAACGGGCTGGAAATTTTAAACCTGCCGGAGCAGGGCCTGAACAAGATCCGCGCCGAACAGATTGCGATGATCTTTCAAGATCCGATGACCTCATTGAACCCCTATATGAAAGTCAGTGAACAGTTGATGGAAGTGCTGATACTGCATAAGGGCATGGACCGCAAATCCGCTCTGGAGGCGTCGATTCGGATGCTCGATGCGGTCAAGATTCCCGAAGCCCGGTATCGGGTGCACCTGTATCCCCATGAGTTTTCCGGTGGCATGCGCCAACGGGTGATGATTGCCATGGCATTGCTGTGTCAGCCGAAGCTATTGATTGCCGATGAACCGACCACCGCGTTAGATGTCACGGTACAGGCTCAGATTATGGCTCTACTCAACGACCTGCAACGCGACTTTGGTACCGCCATCGTGCTCATCACCCATGACTTAGGGGTCGTGGCCGGTTCGTGTGAAGACACCCTAGTTATGTATGGCGGCCAAGTAATGGAGTTCGCCAGCACCCAAGATATTTTCAAGAGCCCATCCCACCCCTATACCCGCGGCCTGTTATCGGCCATCCCGCGGCTCGATCAGCGCGGTGCGCGGCTCAATACCATACCCGGCAATCCGCCCAATATGTTACACAAACCAATCGGCTGCCCCTTTGCCGAACGCTGCGGCAATGCCAGCGATCATTGCCTGAATGAATTGCCCGAAATAGTCTTTTATGACGGCAACCGGCAACGTGCTTGCCATAAGCCGGCGGAGGAATTGCAATGACCCAGGCACGCGAAAAACTGTTGGCGGTCGAGGACCTCAAGGTCTATTTCGATATCTACCCGGCCAACGCCATGCCCTGGACCAAACCGCACAAGCTGAAAGCGGTCGATGGGGTCAGTTTTGACATCTACGCTGGGGAAACCCTAGGCATTGTCGGCGAATCCGGCTGTGGTAAGAGTACCTTGGCACGGGCGGTGATCAAGATGGTGCCCGCCGAAGCCGGTCAGGTGCTCTGGTTAGGCCAGGATTTGCTGACGCTGAGCAAGAAAAAAATGCAGGCCGCACGCAAAGATCTGCAGATGATCTTCCAAGATCCCTTGGCCTCACTCAATCCGCGCATGACCATCGGCGATATTATTGCCGAACCGCTCAAGACGCACTATCCGGCGATGCCGACGCCTGAACGCAAGCTCAAGGTGAAGGAGATGATGGTCAAGGTGGGTCTGCTGCCGAACCAGATCAATCGTTACCCACATGAGTTTTCCGGCGGTCAGTGCCAGCGCATCGGCATCGCCCGGGCGCTTATTCTCAAGCCGAAACTGATTATTTGCGATGAGCCGGTATCCGCCCTCGATGTCTCGATTCAAGCCCAGATCGTCAATCTATTGATGGATCTGCAGGCCGAAATGGGTCTATCGCTGATCTTTATCGCGCACGACCTGAGCATCGTGCAACACATCAGTACTCGAGTAATGGTGCTCTACCTGGGCAATGTCTGCGAAATCACCAGCAGCGAGCAACTCTATGCCCGGCCGCGGCATCCCTATACTCAAGCACTGATTTCGGCGGTACCCATTCCCGACCCGGAAATTGAACGCAACAAGAAGTTGATCTTGATCGAAGGCGACCTGCCCTCGCCGATCAATCCCCCCTCAGGTTGTGTGTTTCGCACCCGCTGCCATAAGGTACAGCCAAAATGCTCCGAACAGCGCCCGCCCTTAGCCGATTTGGGCGCAGATCATCGGGTCGCTTGCTTCTATCCAGCAGGTTAGATCGCTGTTAAAGCGGTCAATACAGGCCGCCACAGCGGTCTTTGCTGACCCTGTATCGGGTTCGATGCGAATAGACAAACACCGCCGTGCAAAAAACACACTTACCTTGTTAATCAGAAGGGTTAAGATAAGCTAACTTGACTCACAGTGCAGGACTTTCATATGCCGCAATATCGTTCAAAAACTTCCACCTCGGGTCGCAATATGGCCGGCGCTCGGGCGCTATGGCGTGCGACGGGTATGCAAGACGATGACTTTCAAAAGCCAATCATTGCCGTGGTCAACAGCTTCACCCAATTTGTGCCGGGCCATGTCCACCTAAAGGACATGGGTCAGCTGGTTGCACGCCAGATCGAGAAGGCCGGCGGCGTCGCCAAAGAATTCAATACCATTGCGGTCGATGACGGTATCGCCATGGGTCACGACGGCATGCTCTATAGCCTGCCATCGCGCGAGATCATCGCCGATTCGGTCGAGTACATGGTCAACGCCCATTGCGCTGATGCCATGGTGTGTATTTCCAACTGCGATAAGATCACCCCAGGCATGCTGATGGCTGCCATGCGAGTCAATATTCCGGTAATTTTTGTCTCCGGTGGCCCGATGGAAGCCGGCAAGACCAAGCTGGCCGATCACGGCCTGGATCTGGTCGATGCCATGGTTATCGCCGCCGATGACAACGCCACCGATGAAGAAGTCGCCGAATATGAGCGTAGCGCCTGCCCAACGTGCGGTTCGTGCTCGGGCATGTTTACCGCCAACTCGATGAACTGCCTGACTGAGGCTATTGGCCTATCACTGCCGGGCAACGGCACAACTCTCGCGACCCACTCCGATCGCAAGCAGCTGTTCGAGCGCGCCGGTCAGCTGATCGTTGAAATCACCAAAGACTATTATGAAAACGACAATGAGAACAGGTTGCCGCGTGTCATTGCCGGGTTCAAGGCACTGGAAAACGCCATCACGCTCGATGTTGCTATGGGCGGTTCAACCAACACCATCTTGCATTTGCTGGCCATCGCGCAAGAAGGTGAGATCGACTTTGACTTAAAAGATATAGACCGAATTTCCAAGACCGTGCCCCAACTGTGCAAGGTTGCACCCAACATTCAGAAATACCATGTCGAGGACGTCCATCGGGCAGGCGGTATCTATGGCATTCTCGGCGAGCTCGATCGGGCCGGAAAGTTACACACCGATTTGCCGACCGTGCACTCGGCCACCCTGGCCGACGCGTTAAAAACATGGGATATCATGCAGAACAATGATCCCGCGATCGCCGAATTCTATAAGGCCGGTCCAGCCGGCATCCCGACCCAAACCGCGTTCAGCCAGTCCACCCGTTGGCCCACGCTGGACGGCGATCGGGCTCAAGGCTGCATCCGTTCCATCGAACACGCTTACAGCCAGGAGGGCGGCCTGGCCATCCTCTATGGCAATCTGGCGCAGGACGGTTGCGTGGTCAAAACCGCCGGGGTCGATGAAAGTGTGCACAAGTTCACCGGACCGGCGCGGATCTTTGAAAGCCAAGACTCAGCCGTATCCGGCGTACTCGACGGCAGCGTGTTACCCGGCGATGTCGTGGTTATCCGCTATGAAGGACCCAAGGGCGGACCGGGCATGCAGGAAATGCTCTACCCGACCAGCTATCTGAAAGCCAAGGGTCTCGGCCAAGCCTGTGCCCTGGTGACCGACGGTCGTTTTTCCGGCGGCACCAGTGGACTGTCCATTGGCCATATTTCGCCTGAAGCGGCCTCCGGTGGAAATATTGCCTTGATCGTTGAAAATGATCCGATCGAGATCGATATTCCTAATCGGGGTATCAACCTGATGATCAGCGATGCGGATCTCGCGGCCAGACGTGAGGCCATGAATGCCCTCGGCGCGCAAGCGTGGAAGCCGACCGAAGTGCGCACCCGCAAAGTCTCGCGCGCGCTCAAGGCCTACGCCCTATTGGCGACCAGTGCCGACAAGGGTGCGGTGCGCAACGCCGAGATGCTCGACGACTGATCGCATTGGGGTTTCGGTTGCTGTTTGCGCTGCGCGCGAGCAGGCCGGACCCGCGTCAGAAACACCAGTTAAGGCGGGATGTGCAGCACCATGGCACCCCGCTTTTTGTTTTTTTACACCGAGGTAGATTGCTTGAATCCCGTCCTCTTGAGTCCTGTCGCATTCAATCGCAACGTTGCGCGCCTACTGGCCCTATTCGCTGCTAGCCTGCTCGTGCTGGTCAGCGGCTTTAGCGGGTTCAATTGGTTGCGCTTCTCGCCCGAACAATGGCTCAGCGCGCACCTGCCTCCGAACACCCTGGTTTCGATCCACGCTCAGGCCGATCAGCAGCGCATGGGCACCGCGCTCAGTTGGCAGCAATTGCAGGTCGAATGGGACGATCGGTTTTTTACCGCCGAACGGGTCGAGCTGAACTTCAATCTGCTCTCAGTTCTGCTCGGTAAGCCCCGAGCCGAATCGCTGAGCTTCAGTTCACCCCTGCTCAGTTTGCCGCAACAGCCAGTGGATACCGCCCTATTGCGCTTACTCATTGCCTTGGGTGCACACCAGCTGACGATCACCAACGGCGCTATTGCCAACGGTCAGCACGAGGTGCAGCACCTGGAGCTGTCGATGATCCGTAACGGTGCCTTCGGGGAATATGCCGTGCAAGCCTCGGGTCAAATCGACAGTGGGCCGTTGAGTGCCCGGCTAAACTATTCGCTGCTTATGGGCCTAGACGGACAAG
Protein-coding sequences here:
- a CDS encoding peptide ABC transporter substrate-binding protein, which gives rise to MKPFQKTLAAALVGTSILLTGCSSDNDADASNTDAANDTAELALGVAASVPTIIAAAMHPVTGETLAADQTFTYWALDEHSSFDPQIVEDVAGSDHVRNLFEGLLSQDADGNLVPGVAERFEASDDKKTYTFFLRENAKWSNGDPITANDFVYAWQRAVDPVTASPYSWYMEIMAIKNGAEIIAGEQPVASLGVSAVDDYTFQVELSESLPYFPMMVSHSTTFPTHKATIEQFGNEWTKPENMVNNGAYSLTEHVVNERVVMERNSNYWNDAETIIEKVVTLVIPDDNQGLIRWKAGELDRGPVPSGQYLALKAEFGADVAVSVPSLCTYYYAYNLSASGSEALKDKRVRQALSYAVDRSIITESILQAGQIEAYTFTPGATAGFEVPDVEFGKLTQAERDAKAIELLAAAGYDENNPLSVEILYNTSEGHKSIATAITQMWKSKLGVNAEMNNMEWTTFLEERGNQNFDISRGGWCGDYNEASTFLDLVRSESGYNDGKWVNAEVDQLMTQAKTMADPSANYTRIEQIVADEMPLIPLYHYTSVFMLDSEVKGWPYNNVQTNWYAKNLYKVAE
- the oppB gene encoding oligopeptide ABC transporter permease OppB, which encodes MFSFIFKRLLTAIPTLLILIVVSFVLMHSAPGGPFSREKKLPAQVQANIEAKYGLDKPYSVQILNYVSGIVFHFDFGPSFKYKDRSVNDLVRAGFPVTLTYGSISALVAVLFGVTMGVIAALNHNTWKDYAALSFTFSAQVLPNFVMAPLLVLFFTLYLGWLPGGGWNGGKPEYIILPVIALSTSYMATIARITRSSMLEVLNSNFIRTAKAKGLPYSRIVFKHALKPALLPVLSYLGPAMVGLITGSVVIDQFFTTGGIGVLFVNGALSRDYSTIMGITILVGALTILLNLVVDVLYAWIDPKIRY
- a CDS encoding ABC transporter permease subunit, encoding MIVNQKKMSDLAEHLLQAEEVQGRSLWADAYSRFRRNKAALTGVITLVLVVLFALIGPLFAQYSNEEIDWAVIGQVKQLGAPSFTSGHYFGTDDLGRDLFARVIQGTTVSLMVGFIGSFVAVIVGTLYGAVAGYTGGRVDNFMMRLVDILMSIPYMFVLIIMLVIFGRSIEMLFLGIGLVSWFDMSRIVRGQTLSIKNKEYIEAAIAAGVSNFTIILRHIVPNLIGIVVVYASLLVPGFIMAESFISFLGLGIQEPATSWGALINQGSRTMQYGTLWQLLFPLFFFVITLFSMFFIGDGLRDALDPKDR
- a CDS encoding oligopeptide/dipeptide ABC transporter ATP-binding protein translates to MSLLEVKDLGVQFQTGDGVVSAVNGVNFTIAAGKTLAIVGESGSGKSQTAFAIMGLLAQNGWTTGSVKFNGLEILNLPEQGLNKIRAEQIAMIFQDPMTSLNPYMKVSEQLMEVLILHKGMDRKSALEASIRMLDAVKIPEARYRVHLYPHEFSGGMRQRVMIAMALLCQPKLLIADEPTTALDVTVQAQIMALLNDLQRDFGTAIVLITHDLGVVAGSCEDTLVMYGGQVMEFASTQDIFKSPSHPYTRGLLSAIPRLDQRGARLNTIPGNPPNMLHKPIGCPFAERCGNASDHCLNELPEIVFYDGNRQRACHKPAEELQ
- the oppF gene encoding murein tripeptide/oligopeptide ABC transporter ATP binding protein OppF, which codes for MTQAREKLLAVEDLKVYFDIYPANAMPWTKPHKLKAVDGVSFDIYAGETLGIVGESGCGKSTLARAVIKMVPAEAGQVLWLGQDLLTLSKKKMQAARKDLQMIFQDPLASLNPRMTIGDIIAEPLKTHYPAMPTPERKLKVKEMMVKVGLLPNQINRYPHEFSGGQCQRIGIARALILKPKLIICDEPVSALDVSIQAQIVNLLMDLQAEMGLSLIFIAHDLSIVQHISTRVMVLYLGNVCEITSSEQLYARPRHPYTQALISAVPIPDPEIERNKKLILIEGDLPSPINPPSGCVFRTRCHKVQPKCSEQRPPLADLGADHRVACFYPAG
- the ilvD gene encoding dihydroxy-acid dehydratase, with product MPQYRSKTSTSGRNMAGARALWRATGMQDDDFQKPIIAVVNSFTQFVPGHVHLKDMGQLVARQIEKAGGVAKEFNTIAVDDGIAMGHDGMLYSLPSREIIADSVEYMVNAHCADAMVCISNCDKITPGMLMAAMRVNIPVIFVSGGPMEAGKTKLADHGLDLVDAMVIAADDNATDEEVAEYERSACPTCGSCSGMFTANSMNCLTEAIGLSLPGNGTTLATHSDRKQLFERAGQLIVEITKDYYENDNENRLPRVIAGFKALENAITLDVAMGGSTNTILHLLAIAQEGEIDFDLKDIDRISKTVPQLCKVAPNIQKYHVEDVHRAGGIYGILGELDRAGKLHTDLPTVHSATLADALKTWDIMQNNDPAIAEFYKAGPAGIPTQTAFSQSTRWPTLDGDRAQGCIRSIEHAYSQEGGLAILYGNLAQDGCVVKTAGVDESVHKFTGPARIFESQDSAVSGVLDGSVLPGDVVVIRYEGPKGGPGMQEMLYPTSYLKAKGLGQACALVTDGRFSGGTSGLSIGHISPEAASGGNIALIVENDPIEIDIPNRGINLMISDADLAARREAMNALGAQAWKPTEVRTRKVSRALKAYALLATSADKGAVRNAEMLDD